Sequence from the Pirellulales bacterium genome:
CGAACGACAGCAGTTGGCGGCGTACCTTGCCGGGCAGCATTCCAGCGTGCCCGCGGACGGCGTGCCGGCAGATCGGCGCGACTACGGCGGAGAGCAGAGTCGTGGGCGCGCGCTAGTCGCTACGCATCACTGCGGCGCGTGTCACGAGTTGCCAGCCCGCGGCGGCCAACCGGCGCCCGAACCGGCGGCGATTCGTAAGCAGAAGATCGCCGCGGACGCTGATTGGGAAAAGAGCTGCGTCGGCGAGCCCGACCCGACGCTAACGCGCCCGGGCTATCGCTTGCGCGCGGAGCAGCGCGCGGCCGTAATTACCTACGTACGTGAAATGGCGCAGGGCCCCTCGACAACGGCGATCGCGTCAGCCCGGCTTGATGGCGCGCGCATCATGCAAGATCGCAACTGTCTTGGCTGCCATAGTCGTGGGCTGGCGCTTGGCATCGCGGCGCACACGCCCGGAGTGGCCGCGGCGCATCGGCCGCTGGCTGCGGCGCTTTCGACGCTCACGCCGCCAGCGCTCACGGACGTGGGTGACAAGCTCGAGCGCGCGGCGCTTGTCGAGGCGATGACGGTCGCCGGCGATCCGCGTCGCTCGTGGCTGAAGATCCGGATGCCGCGCTTCCGCTTCGCGCCCGGCGAGACCGAGGCGCTCGCCGATTGGCTGATCCGCACTGATCGAATGCCTGATCGGCCGGTGCCTGAGTCGGAAACGCTTGCCGATGCATTACTAACGACCGCCGGAGGGCGACTGGTATCGGCCCAAGGGTTCGGCTGCGCAAGCTGCCATCAGATCGGCAAGTCGATTCCGAAGCAAGACAACCCGGCCGCGCGCGGTACTGATCTATCGCTCGTGGGGAAGCGCATTCGTCGCGAGTGGTTCGATCGCTGGGTGCGCAATCCGGCGCGCATCGTCCCGCGCATGGAAATGCCGGCCATCGAAATTCCGGCCGGCGGCGTCCTGAACGAACGGCTCGACGATCAACTTGCGGCCGTGTGGCACGTGCTCAATGAGCCGGGCTTCACTCCGCCGGCGGCCGCCGCGGTGCGCATAGTAAGCACGCGGAACATGCCGAACGAACCTGAGCCGGCCGCGATACTGACCGACGTGCTGCGCATCGAAAAGCGCGCTTATGTGCGACCCTTCGTTGTCGGGCTGGCGAACCGCCACACTGTGCTTTTGGATATGGAGCAGAACCGGCTGGCGGGCTGGTGGATCGGCGATGCGGCGCGCGAGCGAACCGAAGGAAAGCGTTGGTTTTGGGAGCCCGGCGGGACGCACCTGCTCGCGCCGAGGCGCCTAGGGACCCGCGAGCTCGTGCTCAAGCGCGACGGACAAACCATCGCGCCGGTCGCGGCGCCGCAATTCGTAGCGCTCGTCGACTCCTGGCAACACGTCGAGGGGGGCGTGTCAGTCGATTACCGGCTGACGTTCCCCACGGACGGCGACGAGTCGCCGCTCACCGTCCACGTGTCGCAGCGCGTGACCGCGATTGCCGCCAACAACAATTCCGGTCATGCCGGCTTCGAACGCCGCTTGGAAATTCGCGGCGTGCCCGAGGGTACCGAGATCGTCTGGCGGCCGCTCGACGAGGGAACAACCGGGACGATGACGAGAAACCAATATGTGGCGACAGGCGGTCCGGCGGGCGACCTGTTTTTGACGATACTCCGACCTGAAAGCGCAACCATCGGCGACAATTCGGGCCCGACGATCACCCTCGCTTCGGCGGGCGCGGATGTGCCGCTCATCACCGCTGTGGAATACCGCAGTCAATTGGCGGCGGACCGCGTGCCGGCGCCCGCCGCCGCGGTGGCGCAATCTCGCCCGGCGGTCCCTTTGCACTGCGTGCCGGGCTTCGAAGCGGTGCGCTTGCCTTTACCGGCGAGCGAAATGCCCACTGGTTTTGCGTGGCGGGCCGACGGAACTCTCATGTTCACGTCTCTCAAGGGGGGCGCGTGGCTCGCGCCCGATACCGACGGCGACGGGCTGGCCGACACGTTGCGCCCGCTAGCCGACGAGTTGGCCGCTCCGTATGGGCTGTTGGCGCGCGGGGATGGCACGGTGGACGTCAGCAATAAAAATGGCCTGCTGCGGCTCTCCGACTTTGATGCTCAGGGGCGCGCGCGCCGCGCCGATGTGGTGGCCGATGGCTGGGGACACACGGCCGATTATCACGATTGGGTCGTGGGCCCGGTGAGCGACGGCGCGAGCGGATATTATCTGGCACTTCCCTGTCGACAAGACGAGCGGGACGACGCCGCGGCGCGCTGGCGCGGCTGGTCGCTCCACCTCGTTCCCCGGAATCCAACTAGTGACAATCCTCGCCGCTACGAACTCGTCCCTTTCTGCTCGGGCTTGCGCTTTCCCATGGGGCTCGCGCGCAAACCGGACGGCGCGCTTTTCGCCACCGACAACCAAGGACATTACAACCCTTACAACGAACTGAATCATTTGACCGCCGGCGCGCACTATGGCTTCATGAACAAGAGCGAGGCGCGGAAAGGCACGGCGCTGCCACGGCAGGACGCGGCCATCGAAATACCGCATCCCTGGACGCGCAGCGTAAACGGCATCTGTTTTCTGACCACGCCCGAGAGCGTGCGCGCCGCGACAGGTCACGCCGCGTTCGGCCCTTGGGAGGGGCACCTCGTCGGTTGCGAATACGACACCAGGCGCCTGGTGCGCATGAGCCTGGAGCGGATCGGCGACGTGTATCAAGGCGCTGCCTATCCCCTGAGCAGCGAGCCGGCCGAGGGGGAAGAAACGTTCGAGGGGCCGATCGCGTGCGGGGTGGCGCCCGACGGCTGGCTCTACATCGGCAACATGCGCGACAGCGGCTGGGGGGCAGGTCAGAACACCGGATCGATCGTGCGCTTACGCCCGCGTGGTTCGTTGCCATCGGGAATCGCCGAGGTGCGCGCGGCGGCAAGCGGCTTCACTATCCTCTTCACGCAAGAAGTCGACACGGCCGCCGCAGGCAATGTGGCAAACTACGTCGTCGAGTCGTTCCGCCGCGTCACGACGTCCGACTACGGCGGCCCCGACGTCGACCGGCGGACCGAGGTGATTCGCTCAGCCAATGTGTCAAGCGACCGGCGCTCGGTGCGGCTTGCCCTCGATTCGTTGCGGCCGGGCTTTGTCTACGAATTTCATCTTCAAAACATGGCCGCGGCAGGAAAGCTGTTTTTTCCGGGCGAAGCCTACTACACGCTGCGGGTCGTGCCCACGGAGAATTGACCCGGCATAGTATGCTTCTGAAGGGACTAAAGCGGTCGCTTGCGATAACCGCGGTAGTAACCGAGAATCCGTGCTTTCGGGTCGCACATCCTCGCTCGATCGATGCCGCATGCAGCTCTCGAATCTCCACCAGGTGCCCACGGCGGTGCGCGACTCGGTTCGAGAGTACGCCGAGCGGGTAGTGGCCTATGGCGGCGAGCACGTGCTGGGGCTCACGATTTATGGCGCCGCGGCCGGCCCAGGGTTCGATGGCAGCTTGCACATGGTTCACAGCCTGCTCATGGTCGACAGCCTGGGCTTGGACATTTTGCGCCGGCTGTCGGGGGATGGAACTCACTTCGGCCGCCGGCGGATCACGGCGCCGGTCGTGATGACGCCCGACTTTTTGAAAGCATCGCGCGATGCCTTCCCCTTGGAATTGATCGAAATCCAGCAGCAGCGCCTGGTGCTTTTGGGCGAGGACTACCTGGCCGACGTTACGTTTGACGCAGAGCACGTCCGTTTGCAGTGCGAACGCGAGCTGAAGTCGATCTCGGTCGGCATGCGACAGGCCGTGGTCGTGGACGGCACCAAGGAATCCACGATTCACAAGGCGGCGCTACCGGCGCTGTACAGCCTGCTGCGGGTGCTGCGCGGCATGTTGTGGTTGAAGGGGCAGCGTCAGCCCTTGCCGGCGGCAAAGATTCTGGCCGAAATCGAGAATCTGGCCGGGCGTCATTTGCCCGGGGTCCGCGAGGCGTTCGAATTTCCGTCCAGCGTCAGTTGGCTGACCTTCGAAAGACTTTACAACCACGTCGAAGTCCTGGGACAACTCGTCGATGGCTGGTAAGACGTCGCTGGCAGCTCTCTGGTCGATCGCGCTTTTGCTCGCGGCATGCACGGCACATGCCGATGCCGCGGTCACGGTTCAGGATCCCGGCACACGCATCGTTGACCAGGCAGGCGTGATCGATGCCGCCACAAAGCAAAAGCTCACGAACTATCTGGCCGAACTCGAGGCCAAGACCGGCGCGCAAGTCAAAGTGCTGACGATTCTCAGCACGGACGGCGAGGAGATCTTCGAATTTGCCCAGCGGCACTACGAGCTGTGGAAGCTCGGCCAGAAAGGCAAGGACAACGGCGCGCTCATCATTCTCGATGTCGGCGATCATAAAGTACGCATCCACACCGGCTATGGTCTGGAGGGAGCGCTGCCGGATTCCTTTTGCGGCTCGTTGTCGCGCAAGATTCGCGACGACTTCTTCCGCGCGGGGCGTTATAGCGACGGCATCAATGAGATGACGATCGCCGTGGCCAACAAGGTGGCCGACGACGCGGGCGTGAAGCTCGACGGCGTGCCGCCCGTCCGGCATCAGGTTGATGAAGGGATCCACCCGATGGCCGCGTTCGTGCTGCTGGTCTTCCTGATGCTCTTCGTCTTCGTGATTTACTCGTCGATGCGCCGGCAACACCATCGGCGCGTGTGGGGCACCGATCTCACCGATATGTGGTACTGGGGCCGGGTGCTGGGAGACGTCGGCGTATCGGTGCTTTCCTCGGGTGGCAGCGGCAGCTCCGGAGGGGGATTCGGCGGCGGGGGCGGATCGTTCGGCGGCGGCGGTAGCTCAGGGGGGGGCGGCGGCGGAGCCAGTTGGTGACACGCTCGCTACCATGACGCGACCAACGGGCCTCATTTCGAGCCCTGAGAATTCTCTTGCAGTCGCAAGGTGGCAGCAAGGCTTTCTTTGTATTTGCTGACCGTGGGGAAGCGGTCGACCAGTTTTCTGCGCAGGGAGACTGCCTGCCGCAAAGACTGCTCCGCCTCGGCAAAGGCCTTCAGGTCGCGTTGAATGACCGCGCAGTCGACGTAGGTCGCCGCCAGTTGGTTCTGAATTTCTCCGTTCGCGGGATTATCGCGCGCCACGCGACCAAGAATCATGGCGGCGCGCTGGTGCGCTTGAAGAGCTTCGACATCCCGGCCAGTTTTGTATTCCGCCAATCCCAGGCGCGCATAGGCGGTTCCCAATTGTTCTTGATAGCGGCCTTCGTCAGGATGTTCGCGCATCAATCCTTCGCGAATGGAAATCGCCTGTTGCAGTTGTGACACCGCGTCGCCGAATCGACCGCGCTGGAGCGCCACGACGGCGAGATTGTCGTAGCTCCAGGCGAGCTCCTCTTGGTACATTTCGTTTTTCGGATATTCGTTGGCAAGCGATTGGCGCGCTTCGAGCGCTACCAGGTGCCCGGTCTGCGCCTCGTCCAGTTGGTTATGCACCTGCTTGAGCCTGGCCAGATCGGTTTGCGTGGTGGCAAGCCGCTCGCGGTAACGGGGCTCTTGCGGAACTTCTCGCACCACTTGTTGGCGCAGGTCAATTCCCTTGCGCAGAAATTTCTCGGCCTGGCTGGTGTCCCCCAGATCATTTACGAACGTGGCCGCCGCCACGTAGTCGCTGGCCAGGTCCTCGCGGTGCTCGGCGACCGTCGGATGAAGGTCCGCGATGGCCTGGCGGATCTCGATCGCCTCCAACTGGGACGCGAGAGCATCGCCGGAACGCTGTGCCTTCCGCTGCGCCAAAGCCAGGTTGGTATAGCCGAGCGCCAGCTCCGATTGATAAGCGGTAACCGAAGGATATTCGCTCGCGATCTCGCGGCGTAAGTCGATGGCCTGGCGATAGGAGGGAATCGCCTCCTCGTAGCGGCCCGCGGCGTACAGTGCCCCGCCGAGATTTTGATAGGCGACCCAGCACGTTGGATTCTGCTGAATCGTATCTTCGTAGAGCGTGAACAAATCGTGATAGACGTACGTGCGCTCATGACTGATCATGGCCAGGGCGAGCAACAGGCCGCCGAAAATAACCGGCGCAACCCAATGCAAGCTCGCCGCCAGGCGCGTCGCAATGAGTGCCAGGCAGGCCGCCGCCAAGGCGAACATTGCCAGCGACGCGTGATATTGAAAATGATCGGCGACGTATGAATAACGAAACGGAAAAACGTTGAAGAACCCGAGCGCCGGTACCAACACCCCCACAAAGATCAGCACGGCCGCCAGCGGCCCGCGCCCCACGCGGCCGCGCGCAAGCCACAACAACACGATCACGGCGAGAACCGAGCCCGGGTAGGCGTACTGCCACCGCTCGGCGGGATCGACCGTCCAGCGCGGATAGAAAAACACAAGCTGCCGCGGCCATGCGAGCTTTTCAACATAGAACCACACGGCGCGCCCCGCCACGATCGAGCGCGCCGGCAATGTCAGCTCCCACTCTTCTCCCTTGGCCCCCACGTGCCCCAACTCCAACCAGGCGGTGACGCACGCCAGCGCGATGCCAATCACGAAAAACGGCATGAGCCAAAGTATGTCGCCTTTCGCAAGCCGTCCGCGCTTCCACCAGTAGATCACCAGCAGCACGGCCGGGACCGATGCCGTCACGGTCTTGCTCAATAGCGCCGCCACGAAGAGCAACAGCGCGAGCAAGTAGTAACGAATGCGGCCCCAGGCAAATCCGGTTTCGAGCGTGGGGGGCTCGTTCTCGAACGGCGCGAAGCGCAGATAAGCAAACAACGAACCCAACGCCAAGGCGCAGGACAACACATTCTTGCGTTCAGTGATCCAGGCGACGCTCTCGGTACAAACGGGGTGCACCGCAAATAGCGCCGCGGCCAGCCAGGCGCCGGGCACCCCGAGACGAACGAACAGCCGCCAGGCAAGCAGGACCGCCGCCGCGTGGAGTGCCAGATTTACCGCGTGGTACCCGCGAGGATCCAATCCCCACAGATGGTACTCGACCCAAAACGTCGAATGCGTAAGTGGGTAATACTGCGGCAACGATCGAGGGGCCAACCAGATTCTGGCCAGGCCTCGAGTGCTTGTTAGCGTCTTGTTCTTTTCGACATGGACGTCGTCGTCCCAGATAAACCCATTTTCGAGGGTGGGAAAGTAAACGACGACGACCAACAGTACCAAGGCCGCGGCGCAGACCCAGTCCCACACGGCCGATGGCGGGACCGCTTTTGGCTCGCGAATGCGCTCTTTAGGACGTAACATGGGCGTGCGCTAAACAGGTCGTTGGTCAGGGGCCGAGGCCCCCGAGGAATTGTACTTTGCCGACGCCACTGGTCGGAAGCGCAGGATGATCGACTTACCGCACACGAGAGATCTGTTGCCCATGACCACGCGACGAGCATTTTTGCAGATGGCCGCGCAAGCCGGCGTGACGGCAACGCTCGGGCTGGGCCGGTTACGCGCTGACGAGTCGTCGGCCGGCAAGAAACCGAGCCAGCCGGTCGTCGACACGCACATGCACGTGTGGATCCACGACCCACAGCGATTTCCGTTTGCGCATCCCTACGCCGCCGATTATCGGCCGCCCGATACGGACGGCACGCTCGAAACCTTACTCGCGGACATGGACCAGAACGGCGTCACGCACGCCATCCTGGTGCAGACGATCTGCCACGGCTGGGACAATCGTTACACGGCCCATTGCGTCCGGGCCTGCCCCGGCCGTTTGCGCGGACACGGCCTGATCGATCCGGTGGATCCGAACGTCGCCGATCGACTTGCTTATTGGGTCGAGGAGCAGGGGCTCTCGGGCATGCGTTTCAGTCCCATCTACTACAAGGGCAAAGACGATTGGCTGACGGCCCAACCGGCCCGACAAATGTGGAAGCGTGCGGCCGCGCTCGGTGCCGTGCTGAACTTCTACATCGCGACCGACCAGTTGCCGAAGCTCGAGGTCATGGTGCGCGACCATCCCGACGTGCCCACGATCGTCGATCATGTGAGCCAGATCGACCTCTCGGCGCCCGACCCCTTGCCGGAGATGAAGAAGCTGCTCGCGCTGGCGCGCTATCCGAACGTGCGCGTGAAGATTTCTGAATTGACGTCTGTCTCGAAGTCGCACGAGTATCCGTTCTCGGACGCGTTGCCGTGGGTAAAGAGGGTGTACGACGCCTTCGGCCCGTCGCGCTTGCTGTGGGGAACGGGCTACCCGGGGCCGGCCCGTGCGTTCTACAAGCGCCCCACCTTGGCGCAGGAACTGGCCCTCGTCCGCGAGAAGATTCCGTTCTTCACACCGGACGATCAGCGAAAGATTCTCGGCGAGAATGCGGCCACGCTATGGAAGCTGTCAGCCTGAAGGATCTGGCCTTTGAGAACGTAGGCTCGCCTACGTTGATAAGCCCAGAGCGGCACGGCCTGCGTCCGTGAGCCGCGCGGTCGACCAGGCCGGCTCCCAGGTGAAGTCGACGACAACGTCCCGCACCCCGGCCAGCTTGAGCAGGCGCTCGCGAATCCCTTCGCTGACGCGGCCACCTCCTTGCGAGACGAAGAATTGATACACCGGCCGGCCGCGGTGCGGCATGGTCATCAGGATGCGCGCCACGCCGTCGCGATGGCTCACATCGTAGATAAGGCCCATATCGACCACGTTGGCGTCGATCGTATAGAGCTGCTCATCGCGCACCTCGCGCAGCACTTTCCAAATCGCTGGCTTCAGGGAAGCCGTGTCGGGCGTTTCACCATCGCGCGCAAGCGGCCGATTGTTGGTGGCCGCCCCGGCCAGGCCGGCGGGCATTTCGGCTTTGATTTCTAGCGGGTTCAAGAGCGCATGTCGACTTTGCTCGTAAAACTCGGCCGGATTCTGTTCGGGGTACGGCGCGAGCAGGTAGGCGTTCTTCTGCTCAAAGGAAACGCCTGAGTGCATCTCGGTCTTTTGGGCCGGGTACCGGCTCGACAGCTGGCCATGCCCCGCGTAGTGCATGGTCGGGGCTCCGCCATGCGAAATCGACGCCCCGCCGGTCGCCTCGTGTACTAGCCGCAGGGCGACGAACGCATCCCGGCTCGTGCGATTGAAGAAGCCGACACCCCACAGTGCCTCGGTCTGGTCTGCCGGCACCGCCCCTTCGTGCAATTTGCCCGACGAGTCGATCCACAGCATGTCGGTGAATGAATAGCCGGAGAAGACCCATTCGTCGTCGCGCATGGCCTCGATCCGAAAGTCCTGCACCATGTCCATCCGGCTGTGCTTCAAGAAGTAAGGCAGGCCGGCGTAGAACGTATAGGTGACGTCCATGTGCATCCGACTGGGCGTAAAGAGTGGATGCATAGGACTGGCCGGAAAACCGAAACGGCGAAGCTGAACAAACAGCGGCCCGCGCGTCACTTCATAGCTAGGGCACTCAGCCCAATTGCGCATTCTTAGTTTCTGAAAGTCTCCCTGATCGACATAATCGTGCCCCCAATCGATGTCGGGCGGTTCACCGTGGCCTTTGCCGCCGGCGTACAGCTCCAAGCCATGCTCGCGCCTGTAGGTGAGGCGTTCGAGTTGTCCGGTTTGGCGCGAGAGCCGTGCTTGATAATGCGAGTTGGTGACGTCCAGGCCGTATCCCTCGCCAGTCACGCGTAAGTCGGTCTGGTAGTCGGGCCGCTCTGCGTTTGGGTTGCCCGCAAGGATCAAGTAACTGGCTGAGTCATGCGCGCCGACCTCGGCAAAGAAGGCGACCCGGCAGCGCACCTCGTCACCATGTCGGGTGTGGGCATAGACCTGGCTAGGAATCTCCTGCAAGCGCCGCGTCGTTGGATTCCACTTCGCCACGCGCATCTCGCGCACGGGATCGACAATCTCCGCGGCCCCGAAGGCCAGGCTCACGTCAACCGGGTCGTTCGCGCGCCGGGCGCCCACCGTCTCGAACAATGTCACCGGTTTGCAGATCGACCAGCCGCGCGCCCATTGAGCAATCACCGGCGGCAGCTTTGATACCGGGATCGACGCAGACGCCGGCAGTTGGGCAGCAGGCGCCGGTACTAGCTGCCGCTCGAACGACAAGGTCTCCTTGAGCGATGCCGCCAATGACATGGCCACGTCGAGCTTGCCGGCGGCATAAGCGGCCTCGAGCAGTTCCAGCTTGCGGGCCACCGAATCGGTGTGGTCGGAGTAACGGATGTCATTCATGGAAACACCCTTCGTGCAGAGCTTGTGTCGCCTTATCGGCGCGGTGCGCCCTTCGTCTCGCGCGGCAGCGAAGGCTTTGCTTCGCGGGTCCAGATTAATCGCCTCGAAAGGGCCGGCATAGAGGCCGGTTAGTGCGACTCGGCGGTCAATTCTCAGGGCAAAACACGTCGTTGCCGGGGATTCAGAAACTTGCCAGCTCTCGCCGGTTCCGGTCGTGTCAGTCGTTGGGAAAAATCCTCGGCCGTGGCATTTGCTCAACGCGCAACCGTAAGCCATGTTTCCTCAGATAAACGCGAGCCAGCAATGCGCGCAGGCTTGACTATTTGCCTTGTCGGCCGACCATTGCTCTCGACTTGTCATCCCTAGACATTCTGAGTCACTGGCAGAAGGCTCTATGGTGTTCGGGCGGTTCGGGCATTTTGGCGTGGTCTTCGGCGCTCTTACGATCGCCGCCGTGCCAGCTGCGCGCGATGCCCACGCTCTAGAGCCGGCGCCGATGGGCGTGCCTGGCTATGTCAGCGGTTACGCGACTCAGCCCGCGGGCGGCTACGTGGTGCCGGTCGCACCCTATCAACGGGCGCCGGTTGTGAACGGAAGCGGCGCCCGCGTCGTCGTGCGTAACGCAGCACCTTCGGTTCCCGGCTACGTCGCCAGCTATGCCGTTCCAGTTCCCGTCGCGGGGCAAGCGCCTGCCATAGTTGGTTATCGCGCCAGCTATGAAGCGCCGGTTGCTGTCATGCCATCGCCGCCTCCCTCGCGCCCGGCTCCGGCCAATGCGCGGTTTTACAATCCCGTCGGCAATGGCTTTGGCGGTTACAGCTACGGAGAGTATCCGGCTTACGGGTACAACGGATACTTGCCGGCCGCCTACGACGGCTTCAACGTTTCCGGTTACGCGAGCCGTGCCGTGACATCGGCTGGTTATCGCGGTTTCTCCACGCCCGCTCAGCCCGGCGGCTACAGCACGTTCAACATGTCTGATGCCTGGACCGGCTATATCGGCCCCAACGGCAGCCGGATGAACTATCGGGCGTACTAGGCGCTACTTCGGGCGTGACACTCCCGCCATCTTCGCACCGGTCCGGATGCACGTCTTGCTATCGTGAAAGTTCGACTTGGTTGTTCGACTTTCAGGACACTCGGGCGACGCTCGCGAACCCGGTGAACTCCTGATACGATTGACAGAGGAGAGGCATCGGCGTTTCGAGCGCTCTCTCCGCGCTTATCACCTTCAAACACTCAACACGCGGCCCGGCGCCTTTATCTCGGCGCG
This genomic interval carries:
- a CDS encoding amidohydrolase family protein, whose translation is MTTRRAFLQMAAQAGVTATLGLGRLRADESSAGKKPSQPVVDTHMHVWIHDPQRFPFAHPYAADYRPPDTDGTLETLLADMDQNGVTHAILVQTICHGWDNRYTAHCVRACPGRLRGHGLIDPVDPNVADRLAYWVEEQGLSGMRFSPIYYKGKDDWLTAQPARQMWKRAAALGAVLNFYIATDQLPKLEVMVRDHPDVPTIVDHVSQIDLSAPDPLPEMKKLLALARYPNVRVKISELTSVSKSHEYPFSDALPWVKRVYDAFGPSRLLWGTGYPGPARAFYKRPTLAQELALVREKIPFFTPDDQRKILGENAATLWKLSA
- a CDS encoding TPM domain-containing protein, which produces MAGKTSLAALWSIALLLAACTAHADAAVTVQDPGTRIVDQAGVIDAATKQKLTNYLAELEAKTGAQVKVLTILSTDGEEIFEFAQRHYELWKLGQKGKDNGALIILDVGDHKVRIHTGYGLEGALPDSFCGSLSRKIRDDFFRAGRYSDGINEMTIAVANKVADDAGVKLDGVPPVRHQVDEGIHPMAAFVLLVFLMLFVFVIYSSMRRQHHRRVWGTDLTDMWYWGRVLGDVGVSVLSSGGSGSSGGGFGGGGGSFGGGGSSGGGGGGASW
- a CDS encoding tetratricopeptide repeat protein, encoding MLRPKERIREPKAVPPSAVWDWVCAAALVLLVVVVYFPTLENGFIWDDDVHVEKNKTLTSTRGLARIWLAPRSLPQYYPLTHSTFWVEYHLWGLDPRGYHAVNLALHAAAVLLAWRLFVRLGVPGAWLAAALFAVHPVCTESVAWITERKNVLSCALALGSLFAYLRFAPFENEPPTLETGFAWGRIRYYLLALLLFVAALLSKTVTASVPAVLLVIYWWKRGRLAKGDILWLMPFFVIGIALACVTAWLELGHVGAKGEEWELTLPARSIVAGRAVWFYVEKLAWPRQLVFFYPRWTVDPAERWQYAYPGSVLAVIVLLWLARGRVGRGPLAAVLIFVGVLVPALGFFNVFPFRYSYVADHFQYHASLAMFALAAACLALIATRLAASLHWVAPVIFGGLLLALAMISHERTYVYHDLFTLYEDTIQQNPTCWVAYQNLGGALYAAGRYEEAIPSYRQAIDLRREIASEYPSVTAYQSELALGYTNLALAQRKAQRSGDALASQLEAIEIRQAIADLHPTVAEHREDLASDYVAAATFVNDLGDTSQAEKFLRKGIDLRQQVVREVPQEPRYRERLATTQTDLARLKQVHNQLDEAQTGHLVALEARQSLANEYPKNEMYQEELAWSYDNLAVVALQRGRFGDAVSQLQQAISIREGLMREHPDEGRYQEQLGTAYARLGLAEYKTGRDVEALQAHQRAAMILGRVARDNPANGEIQNQLAATYVDCAVIQRDLKAFAEAEQSLRQAVSLRRKLVDRFPTVSKYKESLAATLRLQENSQGSK
- a CDS encoding metal-sulfur cluster assembly factor; the encoded protein is MNDIRYSDHTDSVARKLELLEAAYAAGKLDVAMSLAASLKETLSFERQLVPAPAAQLPASASIPVSKLPPVIAQWARGWSICKPVTLFETVGARRANDPVDVSLAFGAAEIVDPVREMRVAKWNPTTRRLQEIPSQVYAHTRHGDEVRCRVAFFAEVGAHDSASYLILAGNPNAERPDYQTDLRVTGEGYGLDVTNSHYQARLSRQTGQLERLTYRREHGLELYAGGKGHGEPPDIDWGHDYVDQGDFQKLRMRNWAECPSYEVTRGPLFVQLRRFGFPASPMHPLFTPSRMHMDVTYTFYAGLPYFLKHSRMDMVQDFRIEAMRDDEWVFSGYSFTDMLWIDSSGKLHEGAVPADQTEALWGVGFFNRTSRDAFVALRLVHEATGGASISHGGAPTMHYAGHGQLSSRYPAQKTEMHSGVSFEQKNAYLLAPYPEQNPAEFYEQSRHALLNPLEIKAEMPAGLAGAATNNRPLARDGETPDTASLKPAIWKVLREVRDEQLYTIDANVVDMGLIYDVSHRDGVARILMTMPHRGRPVYQFFVSQGGGRVSEGIRERLLKLAGVRDVVVDFTWEPAWSTARLTDAGRAALGLST
- a CDS encoding c-type cytochrome translates to MARTFCRISASPFTMVRVSFVLALLLGLWCTIACASAAGPVDEDDDAPPELPAGLRAEITAAGRTISRIDPELRFDWTESPVDPRLPPGDFLAQWTGKLSVIAPGAYRLHVHADSGSIRISLKGQTLVEESVAAPRWLDSEPIELEYGHHAIAIEFRGRAPTAKLGLFWSGPRFRLEPIPPRALLHEPQGAAEDRFEQGRLLVHGLRCAACHEIPDAQPVPPAPSLAKLKGNIARSWLMNWIGGARKSTPDESPPSSDAKAANEVAHSSKVAPSSESHPLPAIDDVKFRMPGLGLTREDARHIVAFLLEETGEAATKQDEQAQAAAAKLGDAAAGETLFDSLGCLGCHALKGLGSSRLSGGGELTNIADKRPADFFERWLAEPASTNPTHRMPVFPLSTDERQQLAAYLAGQHSSVPADGVPADRRDYGGEQSRGRALVATHHCGACHELPARGGQPAPEPAAIRKQKIAADADWEKSCVGEPDPTLTRPGYRLRAEQRAAVITYVREMAQGPSTTAIASARLDGARIMQDRNCLGCHSRGLALGIAAHTPGVAAAHRPLAAALSTLTPPALTDVGDKLERAALVEAMTVAGDPRRSWLKIRMPRFRFAPGETEALADWLIRTDRMPDRPVPESETLADALLTTAGGRLVSAQGFGCASCHQIGKSIPKQDNPAARGTDLSLVGKRIRREWFDRWVRNPARIVPRMEMPAIEIPAGGVLNERLDDQLAAVWHVLNEPGFTPPAAAAVRIVSTRNMPNEPEPAAILTDVLRIEKRAYVRPFVVGLANRHTVLLDMEQNRLAGWWIGDAARERTEGKRWFWEPGGTHLLAPRRLGTRELVLKRDGQTIAPVAAPQFVALVDSWQHVEGGVSVDYRLTFPTDGDESPLTVHVSQRVTAIAANNNSGHAGFERRLEIRGVPEGTEIVWRPLDEGTTGTMTRNQYVATGGPAGDLFLTILRPESATIGDNSGPTITLASAGADVPLITAVEYRSQLAADRVPAPAAAVAQSRPAVPLHCVPGFEAVRLPLPASEMPTGFAWRADGTLMFTSLKGGAWLAPDTDGDGLADTLRPLADELAAPYGLLARGDGTVDVSNKNGLLRLSDFDAQGRARRADVVADGWGHTADYHDWVVGPVSDGASGYYLALPCRQDERDDAAARWRGWSLHLVPRNPTSDNPRRYELVPFCSGLRFPMGLARKPDGALFATDNQGHYNPYNELNHLTAGAHYGFMNKSEARKGTALPRQDAAIEIPHPWTRSVNGICFLTTPESVRAATGHAAFGPWEGHLVGCEYDTRRLVRMSLERIGDVYQGAAYPLSSEPAEGEETFEGPIACGVAPDGWLYIGNMRDSGWGAGQNTGSIVRLRPRGSLPSGIAEVRAAASGFTILFTQEVDTAAAGNVANYVVESFRRVTTSDYGGPDVDRRTEVIRSANVSSDRRSVRLALDSLRPGFVYEFHLQNMAAAGKLFFPGEAYYTLRVVPTEN